TGCTCTAACTTTTTTATATACAATTCTTCAAATCTCTTTTTATACTCATCATAGAGCTTACTGTGGGCAAAGGCTTCTATTTTATATTCTGCAGGTTCAATATTAGCTAGATCAAACCTTCCTGACAGTAAATAATTGTAAGCTTGTAGATAATTAGAATATTCTTTTGCAAATTCATAACATACCTTTCTAAATGCTGCAAGTTTTTTAAAACCAGTTTTTACTTTTTTAACTTCTTCTTTGATCATTTTATTCCGGATTCGGATACCACGAAGGACAATAGCAAAAAATAATTCTTCCTTGTTTTCAAAATATAGATAAATTGTAGATCTACTAAACTTCACTTCTTTGGATATATCCTTCAAAGAAACATTCTCATAACCTTTAGAGAAGAATAACTTTTCAGCTGCATTTAATATATCTCTTCTTCGCTTTTCTTTTTCCAGTTCGCTTCTAGCTACGAGAGACATTATCTTTATCCACCTACACTCTAC
This window of the Methanobacterium sp. Maddingley MBC34 genome carries:
- a CDS encoding transcriptional regulator (PFAM: Bacterial regulatory proteins, tetR family), whose translation is MSLVARSELEKEKRRRDILNAAEKLFFSKGYENVSLKDISKEVKFSRSTIYLYFENKEELFFAIVLRGIRIRNKMIKEEVKKVKTGFKKLAAFRKVCYEFAKEYSNYLQAYNYLLSGRFDLANIEPAEYKIEAFAHSKLYDEYKKRFEELYIKKLEHSNGNVTPGILTPKFTVSEYLNEITLLRHEMLYIFCSSIEQGKKEGTIKPDVNSVEVTVLLTLITTNIDNMPNDLKDLLIIQGIHHNKFLADVNDFIDNIIGNKQK